The following are from one region of the Stanieria sp. NIES-3757 genome:
- a CDS encoding magnesium chelatase, H subunit, with product MKRIVLIAGFESFNANLYRQAAQISTSRCNELEIQVFSDRDITSFPDKIETALQSADVFFASLIFDYDQVMWLRQRVEQIPIRLVFESALELMSLTRLGKFAIGDKPKGMPKPVQFILSKFSNSREEDKLAGYLSFLKTGPKLLKYIPAKKVQDLRNWLIIYGYWNAGGTENVAAMFWTITEKYLGLKVGEIPSVIETPNMGLLHPDYQGYFTSPKDYLDWYQNHVETRYIASLQPVIAILLYRKHVITKQPYIPQLIRYFEAEKLIPLPIFINGVEGHVAVRDWLTTNYEQLQREKGNKEILSLSENAVKIDAIVSTIGFPLVGGPAGSMEAGRQVEVAKRILAAKNVPYIVAAPLLIQDIHSWTRKGIGGLQSVVLYSLPELDGAIDTVPLGGLVGEDIYLIPERVKRLTGRIKNWIKLKQTEPKDRKIAIILYGFPPGYGATGTAALLNVPKSLLNFLLALKEQGYDVGKLPEDGEEIINQVKQADTTDLHLSLENFTGNGIKTDGKGQVAVNVRTLEKWLGYLLTTRVEKQWKSLTDTGIKTYGDDFHIGGIQLGNIWIGVQPPLGVSGDPMRLMFEKDLTPHPQYAAFYKWLQNDFQANAVVHFGMHGTVEWLPGSPLGNTGYSWSDILLGNLPNLYIYAANNPSESLLAKRRGYGVLISHNVPPYGRAGLYKELISLRDLIAEYREDTEKNYVLKDIICQKIVDTGLDADCKFEEGEKLGIAFNVENAKLFSKKVINEYFVKVYEYLQVVEQRLFSSGLHVLGNAPNDEELKSYLEAYFGDDLSVDLIDLIIAHKDPEAQRIVETQHVASNRLEEAQKIRDLLEQNRDELTNLLRGLNGEYIPPAPGGDLLRDGSGVLPTGRNIHALDPYRMPSPAAYERGKEIAKKIIAQHLEEKGTYPETVAVMLWGLDAIKTKGESLGILLELIGAEPVKEGTGRIVRYELKSLAELGHPRIDVLANLSGIFRDTFVNIIELLDDLFQRAAEADESPENNFIRKHYLELKSQGIDNASARLFSNPAGDFGSLVNDQVVDGNWESGDELANTWKNRNVFSYGRKDKGQARPEILNQLLQTSERIVQEIDSVEYGLTDIQEYYGNTGGLKLAAEKQSGKQVEASFVESFSKDTNPRKLKDLLRLEYRTKLLNPKWAEAMSSQGSGGAYEISQRMTALIGWGGTANFRDDWVYDQAADTYALDAEMAAKLREANPEAFRNIVGRMIEAHGRGFWDADEEKLQKLRELYNLTEDELEGVTV from the coding sequence ATGAAACGGATCGTCTTGATTGCTGGATTTGAATCATTTAACGCCAACTTGTACCGTCAAGCTGCCCAAATCTCTACATCTCGTTGTAATGAATTAGAAATTCAGGTATTTAGCGATCGCGATATTACCAGTTTTCCTGATAAAATAGAAACTGCCCTACAATCTGCTGATGTTTTCTTTGCTAGTCTGATTTTTGATTACGACCAAGTAATGTGGTTACGGCAGCGAGTCGAACAGATTCCAATTCGGTTAGTTTTTGAGTCAGCTTTAGAGTTAATGAGTCTGACACGGTTGGGTAAGTTTGCCATTGGCGACAAACCGAAAGGAATGCCGAAACCTGTCCAATTTATTCTAAGTAAGTTTAGTAATAGCAGAGAAGAAGACAAACTTGCAGGTTATCTTAGTTTTTTAAAAACGGGTCCCAAATTACTTAAATATATTCCTGCTAAAAAAGTCCAAGATTTACGCAATTGGTTAATTATTTATGGTTATTGGAATGCAGGTGGCACAGAAAATGTTGCTGCTATGTTTTGGACAATAACTGAGAAATATTTAGGTTTAAAAGTAGGTGAAATTCCTTCAGTAATTGAAACCCCAAATATGGGTTTATTGCATCCCGATTACCAGGGTTATTTTACCTCACCTAAAGATTATCTAGATTGGTATCAAAACCACGTAGAGACAAGATATATCGCGTCTCTACAACCCGTCATTGCTATTTTGTTATATCGCAAGCACGTTATTACCAAACAACCCTATATTCCTCAATTAATTCGTTATTTTGAAGCAGAAAAATTAATCCCTTTACCTATATTTATTAACGGCGTGGAAGGTCATGTTGCTGTTAGAGATTGGTTGACTACTAATTATGAACAATTACAGCGAGAAAAAGGAAATAAAGAAATACTTTCTTTATCAGAAAATGCCGTAAAAATTGATGCCATAGTTTCTACAATTGGGTTTCCTTTAGTTGGTGGTCCGGCTGGTTCAATGGAAGCAGGAAGACAAGTAGAAGTTGCGAAAAGAATTCTTGCTGCTAAAAATGTTCCGTATATTGTTGCTGCACCTTTATTAATTCAAGATATTCATTCTTGGACAAGAAAAGGAATAGGCGGTTTACAAAGTGTAGTTTTATATTCTTTACCAGAATTAGATGGTGCGATCGATACTGTACCTTTGGGTGGTTTAGTAGGAGAAGATATTTATCTGATTCCAGAACGAGTAAAACGTTTAACAGGAAGAATTAAAAACTGGATTAAACTAAAACAAACCGAACCAAAAGATCGTAAAATTGCTATTATTTTATATGGCTTTCCTCCTGGTTATGGTGCAACAGGAACTGCTGCCTTATTAAATGTTCCGAAAAGTTTGCTTAACTTTCTTTTGGCTTTAAAAGAACAAGGTTATGATGTAGGAAAGTTACCAGAAGATGGCGAAGAAATTATTAATCAAGTCAAGCAAGCAGATACAACCGATTTACATTTATCGTTAGAAAATTTTACTGGTAATGGAATTAAAACTGATGGCAAAGGACAAGTAGCTGTAAATGTTCGTACTTTAGAAAAATGGCTTGGTTATTTATTAACAACTAGAGTAGAAAAACAATGGAAATCTTTAACAGATACAGGCATTAAAACCTATGGTGATGATTTTCATATTGGTGGCATTCAATTAGGAAATATTTGGATTGGAGTTCAACCACCTTTAGGAGTTTCTGGTGATCCGATGAGGTTAATGTTTGAAAAAGATCTAACTCCCCATCCTCAGTATGCTGCTTTTTATAAATGGTTACAAAATGATTTTCAAGCAAATGCTGTTGTCCATTTTGGAATGCACGGAACTGTGGAATGGTTACCTGGTTCACCATTAGGAAATACTGGTTATTCTTGGTCAGATATTTTACTCGGAAATCTTCCTAATCTTTATATTTATGCTGCTAATAATCCTTCTGAATCTCTCTTGGCAAAAAGAAGAGGTTATGGAGTTTTAATTTCTCACAATGTACCACCCTATGGAAGGGCTGGTTTATATAAAGAATTGATTTCCTTACGGGATTTAATTGCTGAATATCGAGAAGATACTGAGAAAAATTATGTTCTGAAAGATATTATTTGTCAGAAAATTGTTGATACTGGTTTAGATGCGGATTGCAAATTTGAGGAAGGAGAAAAGTTAGGTATTGCTTTTAATGTCGAGAATGCCAAGTTATTTAGTAAGAAAGTAATTAATGAGTATTTTGTAAAAGTATATGAGTATTTGCAAGTAGTCGAACAAAGATTATTTTCTTCAGGGTTACACGTATTAGGAAACGCACCTAATGATGAAGAATTAAAATCTTATTTAGAAGCTTATTTTGGGGATGATTTATCGGTAGATTTAATTGATTTAATAATCGCCCACAAAGACCCAGAAGCACAAAGAATTGTAGAGACGCAACATGTTGCGTCTAATCGATTAGAAGAAGCGCAAAAAATTAGAGATTTATTAGAACAAAATAGGGATGAATTAACTAATCTTTTACGAGGATTAAATGGTGAATATATTCCTCCTGCGCCTGGGGGAGATTTGTTAAGAGATGGTTCGGGAGTATTACCTACTGGTAGAAACATTCATGCTTTAGATCCCTATCGAATGCCTTCACCTGCTGCTTATGAAAGAGGAAAAGAAATTGCTAAAAAAATTATTGCCCAACATTTAGAAGAAAAGGGAACTTATCCTGAAACTGTCGCAGTAATGTTATGGGGTTTGGATGCGATTAAAACCAAAGGTGAATCTTTAGGAATTTTATTAGAATTAATTGGGGCTGAACCTGTTAAAGAAGGTACGGGAAGAATTGTCCGTTATGAATTAAAATCTTTGGCAGAATTAGGACATCCTCGGATTGATGTTTTGGCTAATCTTTCAGGTATTTTCCGAGATACTTTTGTCAATATTATTGAGTTATTAGACGATTTATTTCAACGGGCAGCAGAAGCCGATGAATCACCAGAAAATAATTTTATTCGTAAACATTATTTAGAGTTAAAATCCCAAGGAATTGACAATGCTTCAGCACGATTATTTTCTAATCCTGCTGGTGATTTTGGTTCCTTAGTAAATGACCAAGTTGTTGATGGAAATTGGGAATCTGGAGACGAACTTGCTAATACTTGGAAAAATCGTAATGTGTTTAGTTATGGACGCAAAGATAAAGGACAAGCGCGTCCAGAAATTTTAAATCAATTATTACAAACTAGCGAAAGAATTGTACAAGAAATTGATTCAGTTGAATATGGTTTAACTGATATTCAAGAATATTATGGCAATACAGGAGGATTAAAATTAGCTGCGGAAAAACAAAGTGGTAAGCAAGTCGAAGCTTCCTTTGTAGAAAGCTTTTCTAAAGATACTAATCCCCGTAAGTTAAAAGATTTATTGCGCTTAGAATACCGTACTAAATTACTCAACCCCAAATGGGCAGAAGCAATGTCCAGTCAAGGTTCTGGTGGTGCTTACGAAATTTCTCAACGAATGACTGCTTTAATCGGTTGGGGTGGTACAGCTAATTTTAGAGATGATTGGGTTTACGATCAAGCAGCCGATACTTACGCTTTAGATGCAGAGATGGCTGCTAAGTTGAGAGAAGCTAACCCCGAAGCGTTTCGTAATATTGTCGGTAGAATGATTGAGGCACACGGGCGCGGTTTTTGGGATGCGGATGAAGAGAAGTTGCAGAAGTTACGGGAGTTATACAACTTAACAGAAGATGAATTGGAAGGAGTTACAGTATAA
- a CDS encoding alpha/beta hydrolase fold protein, with product MSITEHKIQVGKLEWFYRLAEAKSDNPPVLLLHGLPAHSYTWRKIMPELAQTGYTAIAPDWIGCGFSAKPDKRDFAYTPDAFIDALADFIAALELTSFHLVVQGFLGSVGLQYALRNPEQIERLIILNTPIATTAKLPWKMKQWGFPFVGDMATQDPLLVDRTLEGGSGFVISDKDLDVLRKPFLQTSSVGRALVAIINRMALEKSMNEIATGLSTWEKPACLIWGMLDPWLSAEDAENLAANSSIELLKLAEAKHYPQEHWSSEIAEKISYFFRREVF from the coding sequence GTGTCAATCACCGAACATAAAATACAAGTAGGGAAACTGGAATGGTTTTATCGACTAGCCGAAGCTAAGAGTGATAACCCTCCTGTGCTGTTGCTACACGGCTTACCAGCCCATAGTTATACTTGGCGCAAAATCATGCCCGAATTAGCACAAACAGGATATACTGCGATCGCGCCTGATTGGATTGGTTGTGGTTTTTCGGCTAAACCTGATAAACGAGATTTTGCTTATACTCCTGATGCTTTTATTGATGCCTTGGCAGACTTTATTGCTGCTCTAGAATTAACCTCTTTTCATCTGGTTGTGCAAGGATTTTTAGGTTCAGTCGGCTTACAATACGCTTTACGCAATCCTGAACAAATCGAGCGATTAATTATTTTAAATACTCCTATTGCCACTACTGCCAAATTACCTTGGAAGATGAAACAGTGGGGTTTTCCTTTTGTGGGAGATATGGCAACTCAAGATCCACTTTTAGTTGACCGCACTTTGGAAGGAGGAAGTGGTTTTGTCATCTCTGACAAAGATTTAGACGTACTACGTAAACCTTTTTTACAAACTTCATCAGTAGGAAGGGCGTTAGTTGCCATTATTAATCGAATGGCATTAGAAAAAAGTATGAATGAAATAGCAACGGGTTTGAGTACATGGGAAAAGCCTGCTTGTTTGATTTGGGGAATGCTCGATCCTTGGCTATCGGCGGAGGATGCAGAAAATTTAGCTGCTAATTCTTCCATAGAACTTCTCAAACTAGCAGAAGCCAAACATTATCCTCAAGAACATTGGTCATCCGAAATTGCAGAAAAAATCAGCTACTTTTTTCGCCGTGAAGTTTTCTAA
- a CDS encoding hypothetical protein (conserved hypothetical protein) has translation MRIFRSILPLILVLVTTFLVSCGSPTVSAPPTYTSAKLQQIKTYRIPVDVAQQRMAELGKYIQAKDWVDTGSFIHGPLGLIRRDMTYLANSLLPEDKEKATEFAKEVFDGLEELDAAAKDKSYTVAIQKYGQVVRNLNSYLELLPKSEAS, from the coding sequence ATGAGAATTTTTCGCTCGATTTTGCCTTTGATTTTAGTACTGGTAACTACTTTTTTAGTCAGTTGCGGTAGTCCTACCGTATCTGCACCACCGACTTATACGTCTGCCAAACTACAACAAATCAAAACCTATCGTATTCCTGTAGATGTGGCACAGCAAAGAATGGCTGAATTAGGTAAATATATTCAAGCAAAAGATTGGGTAGATACTGGAAGCTTTATTCACGGACCTTTAGGACTAATCAGAAGAGATATGACTTATTTAGCTAACTCCCTTTTACCTGAAGATAAGGAAAAAGCAACTGAATTTGCTAAAGAAGTTTTTGATGGACTTGAAGAGCTTGATGCTGCTGCTAAAGACAAAAGCTATACCGTAGCAATTCAAAAATACGGTCAAGTTGTTCGTAATCTTAATTCTTATTTAGAACTTCTTCCTAAATCAGAAGCTAGTTAA
- a CDS encoding FAD dependent oxidoreductase, with protein sequence MTKVAIIGCGVIGAAIAYELSRIPQLNITLIDQNYPASGSTGAALGVLMGAISHKTKGRAWQLRRDSIQRYETLIPELENLTGKKIPFNRQGIVKLLFAEENLEKWHKLAETRHNQGWELKIWDRTQLQQQCPQIEDDGIIAAVYSPQDRQLNPTILTETLVAAALINVNGVDCKFGEQVTTIIPPDQNQTESYQIETTKTTLAVDWVVIAAGLGSTPLTAALQQSLTLRPVLGQALKFKFDSDLGKSDFQPVVTGDDKHIVPLGNGEYWFGATVEFPQNGSEVTAQPELLAQLYQDAIAFCPALAAGKIIQTWMGKRPRPEGQAAPVIEQLPNYPRVLLATGHYRNGVLLAPATAQAIAAMIAPNVKHNIS encoded by the coding sequence ATGACTAAAGTTGCCATTATCGGATGTGGAGTAATCGGAGCAGCGATCGCTTACGAGTTAAGTCGCATTCCTCAATTAAATATTACTCTGATTGATCAAAACTATCCTGCTTCTGGTTCGACTGGTGCAGCGTTGGGTGTGTTAATGGGTGCAATTAGTCATAAAACTAAAGGTAGAGCTTGGCAACTGCGTCGCGATAGTATTCAACGTTATGAAACCTTAATTCCTGAATTAGAAAATCTTACAGGCAAAAAGATTCCTTTTAATCGGCAGGGTATTGTTAAACTGCTATTTGCTGAGGAGAATCTCGAAAAATGGCACAAATTAGCAGAAACGAGGCATAATCAAGGTTGGGAATTGAAAATTTGGGATCGAACTCAATTACAACAACAATGTCCTCAGATCGAAGATGACGGAATTATCGCTGCGGTTTATTCTCCTCAAGACCGACAACTCAATCCCACTATTTTGACAGAAACCCTCGTTGCTGCTGCTCTTATTAATGTTAATGGTGTTGACTGTAAATTTGGAGAACAAGTAACTACAATCATTCCGCCCGATCAAAATCAAACTGAGAGTTATCAAATCGAAACCACCAAGACAACTCTTGCTGTAGATTGGGTAGTTATTGCTGCTGGTTTGGGTTCTACACCTTTAACTGCTGCACTACAACAATCCTTAACCCTGCGTCCAGTTTTAGGACAAGCTTTAAAATTCAAATTTGACTCTGACTTAGGTAAAAGTGATTTTCAACCTGTAGTTACAGGAGACGACAAACATATTGTTCCTTTAGGGAACGGTGAATATTGGTTCGGTGCGACTGTCGAATTTCCTCAAAATGGCTCAGAAGTAACTGCACAACCAGAATTACTCGCTCAACTCTACCAAGATGCGATCGCTTTTTGTCCAGCTTTAGCAGCAGGAAAAATAATTCAAACTTGGATGGGCAAACGCCCTCGTCCCGAAGGACAAGCAGCCCCCGTAATCGAACAACTTCCCAATTACCCCAGGGTTTTACTCGCCACAGGACATTATCGCAATGGTGTTTTGCTTGCCCCCGCTACCGCTCAAGCTATTGCTGCCATGATCGCACCAAATGTAAAACATAATATAAGCTAG
- a CDS encoding hypothetical protein (protein of unknown function DUF28) yields the protein MAGHSKWANIKRQKARVDAKKGKTFTQLSRAIIVAARNGIPDPAGNFQLRTAIEKAKAAGIPNENIERAIAKGAGTYQDDSILEEIRYEGYGSGGVAILIEALTDNRNRTAADLRAAFSKNGGNLGETGCVSWMFTQKGVVILEGTINEEKLLEVSLEADADSYEMVEDQENPGAEILTEITNLENLNQTLQAEGFPVKEVELRWLPSNTIEVNDEEQARFLLKLIDALESLDDVQNVTANFEMAEELMTASLV from the coding sequence ATGGCTGGTCATAGTAAATGGGCAAATATTAAGCGACAAAAAGCAAGAGTAGACGCGAAAAAAGGTAAAACCTTTACTCAGTTATCCCGTGCCATCATCGTAGCTGCACGGAATGGTATCCCCGATCCCGCAGGTAATTTTCAACTACGGACTGCAATCGAAAAAGCTAAAGCAGCAGGAATTCCTAACGAGAATATTGAAAGAGCGATCGCAAAAGGTGCAGGAACTTATCAGGATGATTCGATCCTTGAAGAAATTCGTTATGAGGGTTATGGCTCTGGTGGAGTAGCAATTTTAATTGAGGCGTTGACAGACAACCGTAACCGCACTGCTGCGGATTTAAGAGCAGCTTTTAGTAAAAATGGCGGAAATTTGGGCGAAACTGGTTGTGTTAGTTGGATGTTTACTCAAAAAGGTGTGGTGATTTTAGAAGGCACAATTAATGAGGAAAAATTGTTAGAGGTTTCACTGGAAGCAGATGCAGATAGCTATGAAATGGTAGAGGATCAAGAAAATCCTGGTGCAGAAATATTGACGGAAATAACTAATTTAGAAAATCTCAATCAAACTCTCCAAGCTGAAGGTTTCCCTGTTAAAGAAGTAGAATTGCGTTGGTTACCAAGTAATACGATTGAAGTAAATGATGAAGAACAAGCTCGTTTTTTACTCAAATTAATTGATGCTTTGGAATCCCTTGATGATGTCCAAAACGTCACAGCTAATTTTGAAATGGCTGAAGAATTAATGACTGCTAGTTTAGTTTAA
- a CDS encoding N-acetyltransferase GCN5, protein MIRLTTPEDTDAILALAEATGLFEANQIEELSQMLDQHFNSAIDSPGIWLTDYDSKPVGIAYVAPERMTHGTWNLYLIAIHPDHQKQGRGVALLRYIEQMLTKRGERVLLVETSGTDDFEYVRKFYRDSGYQEEARIRDFYIDGVDKVVFRKSLIGVAA, encoded by the coding sequence ATGATTCGATTAACCACACCTGAAGACACTGATGCAATACTTGCTTTGGCAGAAGCAACTGGACTTTTTGAGGCAAACCAAATTGAAGAGCTATCCCAAATGCTCGACCAGCACTTCAATAGCGCAATAGATAGCCCAGGTATATGGCTTACTGACTATGACAGTAAACCAGTAGGTATTGCCTACGTTGCGCCGGAACGAATGACCCATGGGACATGGAATCTATATCTGATCGCGATTCATCCCGATCATCAAAAGCAAGGGCGTGGAGTTGCGTTGTTGCGATACATTGAGCAGATGCTGACTAAACGTGGTGAGCGAGTGCTTCTGGTGGAAACTTCTGGAACAGATGACTTTGAATACGTCCGAAAGTTTTATCGCGATAGCGGCTACCAAGAGGAAGCTAGAATTCGAGATTTCTATATTGATGGGGTAGATAAAGTGGTCTTTCGCAAGTCATTAATAGGTGTTGCTGCATAA
- a CDS encoding GCN5-related N-acetyltransferase, with translation MQIELYNPSYLDAIIRLSLRAWTPVFDSIQNAMDADVYQAFYPDDWRVSQQKAVEDVCAAEDTNVWVATDAGFTVGFIAVKIHSEDSMGEIYMVAVDPDFQGQGIGTAMIEFTLSWMKEVGMSVAMVETGGDPGHSPARHTYEKAGFRLFPVARYFKKL, from the coding sequence ATGCAAATCGAACTATATAACCCCAGCTACCTTGATGCCATTATCCGTCTTTCGCTTCGGGCTTGGACTCCTGTATTTGATTCAATTCAGAACGCAATGGATGCGGATGTTTATCAGGCATTTTATCCTGATGATTGGCGTGTAAGCCAGCAAAAAGCTGTCGAAGATGTCTGCGCTGCTGAAGACACAAATGTCTGGGTTGCTACCGATGCAGGTTTTACTGTTGGTTTTATAGCCGTGAAAATACACTCAGAGGATAGCATGGGTGAAATTTACATGGTTGCTGTCGATCCAGATTTTCAAGGTCAGGGTATTGGCACTGCTATGATAGAATTCACTCTTAGTTGGATGAAAGAAGTTGGGATGTCTGTTGCTATGGTTGAGACTGGAGGCGATCCTGGTCATTCCCCAGCACGTCACACCTATGAAAAAGCAGGTTTTCGATTATTTCCAGTTGCCAGATACTTCAAAAAGTTATAA
- a CDS encoding beta-lactamase, which yields MKKLLSLLLVLILAVVGSWVFENPQVYSRAKQAPEFDSGDAPLQSKPQIEQKIDFQRHFDDLGLNGSIIIYDLHSDRFYQHNPSRNNTAFLPASTYKIPNSLIALETGAIKDDVAVLTWDGIERGLNGSPLKEWNQDLNIRLAYKYSAVWFYQVLARKIGHQRMQDFVNQIQYGNQNIGAEEDIDKFWLGGELRITPKEQIAFLRRLYQNDLPFSQTTIDLVKDIMIAEQTPDYILRAKTGWATSVTPNLGWYVGYLEQNDQVYFFATNIDLNSKTDPAARLEVTRLCLQDLGLL from the coding sequence ATGAAAAAACTGCTGAGTCTGTTATTGGTGTTGATTTTGGCTGTAGTTGGAAGTTGGGTATTTGAAAACCCTCAGGTTTATTCGCGGGCAAAACAAGCCCCTGAATTTGATTCAGGGGACGCGCCCTTACAAAGCAAGCCTCAAATAGAGCAAAAAATTGATTTTCAGCGTCATTTCGATGATTTAGGCTTAAATGGCTCGATTATCATTTATGACCTTCATAGCGATCGCTTTTATCAACACAATCCCAGTCGTAACAATACTGCATTTCTTCCTGCTTCAACCTATAAAATTCCTAATTCTCTAATCGCTTTAGAAACTGGCGCAATTAAAGATGATGTTGCCGTTTTGACATGGGATGGCATTGAAAGAGGTTTGAACGGTTCTCCTCTGAAAGAATGGAATCAAGATTTAAATATTCGTCTTGCTTATAAGTATTCGGCAGTTTGGTTTTATCAAGTGCTGGCGCGTAAAATTGGGCATCAAAGGATGCAAGATTTTGTTAATCAAATTCAATACGGCAATCAAAACATTGGTGCAGAAGAAGATATTGATAAGTTTTGGTTAGGTGGAGAATTACGAATTACTCCCAAAGAGCAAATTGCTTTTCTTCGTCGTCTTTACCAAAATGACTTGCCTTTTTCCCAGACAACTATTGATTTGGTTAAAGACATTATGATTGCCGAACAAACACCTGATTATATTCTTCGGGCAAAAACAGGATGGGCGACTTCTGTAACACCTAATCTAGGTTGGTATGTGGGATATTTAGAACAAAACGATCAAGTTTATTTCTTTGCTACCAATATCGATCTGAATTCAAAAACTGATCCAGCAGCAAGGCTAGAAGTTACGAGACTGTGTTTACAGGATTTAGGTCTTTTGTAA
- the ycf84 gene encoding hypothetical protein YCF84, whose protein sequence is MNIGKFKFLAKSHLGLSVMDLYIAKELFLPFLFGMGMFTSLALSIGTLFDLVRKVTESGLLLSIAIQVLLLKLPEFVVLAFPMSMLLAALMAYSRLSSDSELIALRSIGVNIYRLLVPVVIFSFFVVLITFVVHNFVSPAANYQAELTLEKALDKIEPSFKERNIIYPEYKKVELADGTKETVLTRLFYAEEFDGQQMKGLSIVDRTQVGVNQIVTAQSATWNISENTWDFFNGTIYLIAKDGSYRNIVRFQHQQLALPRTPLDITKEGRDYGQMNILQAQEYLKLVKLRGDDKKVRKLEVRIQEKIAFPFVCLVFALIGAAIGTRPQTTSKATSFGICVGLIFAYYLLSFIISSMGVWGVLSPFLAAWLPNILGFLAAGLLINGSSR, encoded by the coding sequence ATGAACATCGGTAAATTCAAATTTTTAGCTAAGTCTCATCTCGGTTTATCTGTGATGGATTTATATATTGCTAAGGAATTATTCTTACCCTTTCTGTTTGGAATGGGGATGTTTACATCTTTAGCATTATCGATCGGTACTTTATTCGATTTGGTACGAAAGGTTACAGAATCGGGATTACTTTTAAGTATTGCTATTCAAGTTTTATTGCTCAAACTTCCTGAATTTGTAGTCTTAGCTTTTCCGATGTCGATGTTATTGGCAGCTTTGATGGCTTATAGTCGACTTTCTAGTGATAGTGAATTGATTGCTTTACGTAGTATTGGCGTTAATATTTATCGCTTACTTGTCCCTGTTGTAATTTTTAGTTTCTTCGTTGTTTTAATTACTTTTGTTGTTCATAATTTTGTTTCTCCTGCTGCCAATTATCAAGCTGAATTAACTTTAGAAAAAGCATTAGATAAAATTGAACCTTCTTTTAAAGAAAGAAATATTATTTATCCAGAATATAAAAAAGTAGAACTTGCAGACGGCACTAAAGAAACTGTATTAACTCGTTTGTTTTATGCCGAAGAGTTTGATGGACAACAAATGAAAGGTTTAAGTATTGTCGATCGCACACAAGTAGGAGTTAATCAAATTGTTACGGCTCAATCTGCTACTTGGAACATTTCTGAAAATACCTGGGATTTTTTTAATGGCACAATTTATTTGATTGCCAAAGATGGTTCCTATCGAAATATTGTTCGTTTTCAACATCAACAATTAGCTTTACCTCGTACTCCTTTAGATATTACGAAAGAAGGTAGAGATTACGGACAAATGAATATTTTGCAAGCCCAAGAATATTTAAAACTCGTTAAATTAAGAGGCGATGATAAAAAGGTTCGTAAATTAGAAGTTAGAATTCAAGAAAAAATTGCTTTTCCGTTTGTTTGTTTGGTTTTTGCTTTAATTGGTGCTGCGATCGGTACTAGACCTCAAACTACTAGTAAAGCAACGAGTTTTGGTATTTGTGTTGGTTTAATTTTTGCTTATTATTTACTTTCTTTTATTATTAGTTCAATGGGTGTTTGGGGAGTCTTATCTCCTTTTTTAGCAGCTTGGTTGCCTAACATTTTAGGTTTTCTAGCAGCAGGATTACTAATAAATGGTTCATCTCGTTGA
- a CDS encoding ABC transporter related — MTLILENIHKNYGKRVVVNRVNLRVLPGEIVGLLGPNGAGKTTTFYIATGLIKPNEGKVWLEDQEITALPLHQRARLGIGYLTQQASIFRNLSVKDNIQLVLEQTGVPRPAQPIRLQQLLQEFRLEQVDRVMGSQVSGGERRRTELARALAAGMNGPKFLLLDEPFAGVDPIAVAEIQSIIASLSDRQMGILITDHNVRETLAITNRAYIMRDGQILASGTAEELYANSLVRQYYLGDNFQI, encoded by the coding sequence ATGACTCTGATCCTTGAAAACATTCACAAAAACTATGGCAAAAGAGTGGTAGTTAACCGAGTTAATCTTAGAGTTTTACCAGGAGAAATTGTAGGTTTACTCGGACCCAATGGAGCAGGAAAAACTACAACTTTTTATATTGCTACAGGTTTAATTAAACCCAATGAAGGTAAAGTTTGGTTAGAGGATCAAGAAATTACTGCTTTACCGCTTCATCAAAGAGCGCGCTTAGGAATTGGCTATTTAACTCAACAAGCGAGTATTTTTCGTAATCTGAGCGTTAAAGATAATATTCAATTAGTTTTAGAACAAACTGGTGTCCCTCGTCCTGCTCAACCAATTCGTTTGCAACAATTACTTCAGGAATTCCGTCTCGAACAAGTCGACCGAGTTATGGGTTCTCAAGTATCTGGTGGAGAAAGAAGACGAACCGAATTAGCAAGAGCTTTAGCAGCAGGAATGAATGGTCCAAAATTTTTATTGCTTGATGAACCTTTTGCAGGAGTAGATCCCATTGCCGTTGCTGAAATTCAAAGTATTATTGCTAGTTTAAGCGATCGCCAGATGGGAATTTTAATCACGGATCACAATGTAAGAGAAACTTTAGCTATTACTAATCGTGCTTATATTATGCGAGATGGTCAAATTTTAGCTTCTGGTACAGCAGAAGAACTTTACGCTAATTCCTTAGTGAGACAATATTATCTAGGCGACAATTTTCAGATTTAG